In Synechococcus sp. KORDI-52, one genomic interval encodes:
- a CDS encoding ferritin: MLPTSNSSPVSSIVCGPAGRAIAEAIDTDLLNAIQAHLNMERQAHASYFAAAIWFAERELRGFSRFFRDESHSEHEHAAKFAEYIIARGQSVELKVVDAPLQSWSSPADVMASAFQMEVDVTASLQQLYSMAERTNDTRTTVFLDSMVEMQTQSEHEFAHLLGRVKFADNQSAALLLIDNELDQGNNKPASL; the protein is encoded by the coding sequence ATGCTTCCAACATCTAATTCAAGCCCTGTATCTTCGATTGTTTGCGGTCCAGCAGGCCGGGCGATTGCCGAAGCAATTGATACTGATCTGCTGAACGCTATCCAGGCTCATCTCAATATGGAGAGGCAAGCCCACGCGTCCTATTTCGCGGCAGCAATCTGGTTTGCTGAACGTGAATTACGGGGATTCTCAAGATTCTTCCGCGACGAGTCCCATAGTGAACATGAGCACGCTGCAAAGTTTGCCGAATACATCATCGCGAGAGGACAAAGCGTTGAATTGAAAGTAGTGGATGCCCCCTTGCAAAGCTGGTCATCTCCAGCTGATGTAATGGCGTCGGCATTCCAAATGGAAGTTGACGTCACAGCCTCTTTACAACAGCTGTATTCCATGGCGGAGCGTACAAACGACACAAGAACAACAGTGTTTCTTGACTCAATGGTGGAGATGCAGACACAATCAGAGCATGAATTTGCACACCTACTGGGACGAGTAAAGTTTGCAGACAATCAATCAGCAGCCCTGCTGCTGATTGACAACGAGCTTGATCAAGGCAACAATAAACCTGCATCTCTTTAA
- a CDS encoding extracellular solute-binding protein, producing the protein MLKVFTGLCLVVPIMGCAAVRAQEVRVYSGRHYNTDRQVFKRFSEKTGIKVRLIEATGISLVERLKREGSNSKADLILLVDAARINDAAKAGLLQSVQSSSLQANIPARYRDPSNRWFGLTRRVRSIIVNPNIVDPSKIRTYDDLGQPQLKGKLCLRKRKNVYNQSLVADQIVLKGQAGASSWVKKMVSNVKQPFFSGDTSLIRAVGQGKCGVGVVNHYYLARMKAGDNGSGDQKLAQNVKLIMPNPAHVNISAAGIAKSAKNKSEALKLIEFLSSPQGSKALAGPTYEYPLKSQGSSTVLKEFGGFTPDNVAISAIGANQKKAVAIMAQAGWH; encoded by the coding sequence ATGTTGAAGGTCTTCACTGGCCTGTGCCTTGTCGTTCCCATCATGGGATGCGCTGCTGTTCGTGCCCAGGAAGTGCGTGTTTACTCAGGCCGCCATTACAACACTGACCGACAGGTTTTTAAACGTTTTAGCGAAAAAACCGGTATCAAGGTTCGGCTCATTGAGGCCACCGGGATTTCGCTGGTGGAACGTTTAAAACGTGAGGGAAGCAATTCAAAGGCGGATCTGATTCTGTTGGTGGATGCCGCACGCATCAATGATGCGGCCAAGGCAGGATTGCTGCAGTCTGTTCAGAGCAGCAGCCTTCAAGCGAACATCCCAGCGCGATATCGGGATCCTTCCAACCGCTGGTTTGGGTTAACACGACGTGTGCGCTCGATCATCGTCAACCCCAACATCGTCGATCCCTCCAAGATCCGCACCTACGACGACCTTGGCCAACCGCAATTGAAAGGAAAACTTTGCCTGCGTAAAAGAAAGAATGTCTACAACCAATCTCTTGTTGCCGACCAGATTGTTTTAAAAGGGCAAGCTGGAGCATCCAGCTGGGTCAAAAAGATGGTGAGTAACGTCAAGCAGCCCTTCTTCTCAGGAGACACGTCTCTCATCCGTGCTGTTGGCCAAGGCAAATGTGGGGTTGGCGTGGTCAATCATTATTACCTGGCGAGAATGAAGGCAGGTGACAATGGCAGTGGTGATCAAAAACTGGCTCAAAACGTCAAGCTCATCATGCCCAATCCAGCCCATGTCAACATCAGTGCTGCTGGAATTGCCAAGTCAGCCAAAAACAAAAGCGAAGCGCTGAAGCTGATTGAATTTCTTTCATCTCCCCAAGGAAGCAAAGCCCTCGCAGGCCCCACCTATGAATACCCGTTGAAGAGTCAGGGTTCATCAACGGTTTTGAAAGAGTTCGGGGGATTCACTCCGGACAACGTTGCGATAAGCGCCATCGGAGCCAACCAGAAGAAAGCGGTGGCCATCATGGCGCAGGCCGGCTGGCATTAA
- a CDS encoding Fe2+-dependent dioxygenase yields the protein MDHLVRPLLSQAKTDSICQQLSATDLPWLDGKLTAGEQAASVKKNHQLDPESPLANQVAHTVSEALKADALIRSFALIRKVHSVLISCSALGDGYGWHVDNPFSRYGRRDLSFTVFLSDKSSYQGGILQLQTGQNGEEFRCSAGEVVVYPSTCLHCVSPVTEGTRYACVGWIESYVKSAEDRALLFSLDAGARGLLAKHGRSDELDLMFQAYSNAVRRLSN from the coding sequence ATGGATCATCTTGTGCGTCCATTGCTTTCACAGGCCAAGACTGACTCCATTTGTCAACAACTGAGTGCCACCGACCTGCCTTGGCTGGACGGGAAACTGACGGCAGGGGAACAAGCAGCCTCGGTCAAAAAGAATCATCAACTCGATCCTGAATCCCCTCTAGCGAATCAGGTAGCCCATACGGTATCTGAGGCGTTAAAAGCGGATGCTTTGATCAGGAGCTTTGCCTTGATTCGTAAGGTCCACAGTGTCTTGATCTCCTGTAGTGCCTTGGGTGATGGATATGGGTGGCATGTGGATAATCCGTTTTCTCGCTACGGCCGGCGAGACCTATCTTTTACTGTTTTTCTAAGTGATAAGTCGTCTTATCAAGGGGGTATTTTGCAATTGCAGACTGGTCAGAATGGTGAGGAATTTCGTTGTTCAGCCGGTGAAGTGGTTGTTTATCCAAGCACCTGCTTGCATTGCGTTTCCCCGGTAACCGAAGGGACGCGGTACGCCTGTGTGGGTTGGATTGAAAGCTATGTCAAATCCGCTGAAGACCGTGCGTTGTTGTTCAGTCTTGATGCGGGAGCACGTGGACTCTTGGCCAAGCACGGACGATCCGATGAACTTGATCTTATGTTCCAGGCCTATTCCAATGCTGTGCGCCGTCTATCCAATTGA
- a CDS encoding iron uptake porin — MKLFQQLLVAPAALGLMASGANAADLNINGVSEYSSADQVTSVTQFSDVYPTDWAYQALANLVEQYGCVAGYPNGTFRGNRAMTRYEAAALLNACLDRITEVTDELRRLLKEFETELAILKGRVDGLEARVGELEATQFSTTTKLRGQADFFTGAVAYSDSDLCNKKGGNCTDDGFSFSYRYTLNLDTSFTGKDRLYTRLRTGNMNNVFTQSDSFLNDAKKGDNTIKVDKLWYSFPLGNEFKVTVGALIENYYMVETPTRYKPILKAFKLGGYGAVLGASTGQGFGVQWRQDVDPGDPAFNIALNYVADGGDGAKSTNKKGLFGKKTDGYVLSQIGYGNRKWYLSGLYSWKNAGQKGGNAANAAMGFSTPTAKDLANPLNAVGLRGYWSPEESGFIPTISAGVDFGWADADKRGNAEEVFGWMVGLNWSDAFIEGNKLGLGVGSYSSYATNIKGNDDPGDQNFAIEGYYDFRVTDNITITPAVFWVDDARGRDQIKGANKFGGLVKTTFKF, encoded by the coding sequence ATGAAGCTTTTCCAGCAACTGCTGGTGGCTCCTGCCGCCCTTGGCTTGATGGCCAGTGGCGCCAATGCCGCCGATCTCAACATCAACGGTGTTTCTGAGTACTCATCGGCTGACCAAGTCACCAGCGTCACCCAGTTCTCCGACGTCTACCCCACCGACTGGGCCTATCAGGCTCTGGCCAACCTAGTGGAGCAGTACGGCTGCGTGGCTGGCTACCCCAACGGCACCTTCCGAGGCAACCGGGCGATGACCCGCTACGAAGCGGCTGCCCTGCTGAACGCCTGCCTCGACCGGATCACAGAAGTGACCGACGAGCTGCGTCGCCTGCTCAAGGAATTCGAAACCGAGCTGGCCATCCTCAAGGGTCGTGTTGACGGTCTCGAGGCCCGCGTCGGCGAACTGGAAGCCACCCAGTTCTCCACCACCACCAAACTCCGTGGCCAGGCTGACTTCTTCACCGGTGCTGTTGCTTATTCGGATAGTGACTTGTGCAACAAAAAGGGTGGAAACTGCACGGATGACGGATTCAGCTTTTCCTATCGATACACGCTGAATCTCGACACCTCCTTCACCGGTAAAGATCGTTTATACACCCGTCTTCGCACGGGCAACATGAATAACGTCTTTACACAATCAGACTCGTTCTTAAACGATGCAAAGAAAGGCGATAACACCATAAAAGTTGACAAACTTTGGTACAGCTTCCCTCTTGGCAACGAGTTCAAGGTCACCGTGGGTGCGTTGATCGAGAACTACTACATGGTTGAAACACCCACCCGGTATAAGCCGATTCTGAAGGCATTCAAGCTGGGTGGTTATGGTGCTGTATTGGGTGCCAGCACAGGTCAAGGTTTTGGTGTTCAATGGCGTCAGGATGTCGATCCTGGTGACCCAGCATTCAACATCGCGCTGAACTATGTTGCTGACGGTGGTGACGGCGCGAAGAGCACGAACAAAAAGGGATTGTTCGGCAAGAAAACCGATGGATACGTGCTCAGCCAAATTGGGTACGGCAATCGGAAGTGGTATCTGTCAGGGTTGTATTCCTGGAAGAATGCAGGGCAGAAAGGTGGAAATGCCGCCAATGCTGCAATGGGCTTTTCCACGCCAACGGCCAAGGATTTGGCCAATCCTCTGAATGCCGTGGGCCTACGCGGTTACTGGTCTCCTGAAGAGAGCGGTTTCATCCCCACCATCAGTGCTGGTGTGGACTTCGGCTGGGCTGATGCTGACAAGCGTGGGAACGCCGAAGAGGTGTTTGGCTGGATGGTTGGCCTGAATTGGAGTGACGCCTTTATCGAAGGCAACAAGCTGGGACTTGGCGTAGGGTCTTACTCCAGTTATGCCACAAACATCAAGGGCAATGACGACCCAGGCGATCAAAACTTTGCCATCGAGGGTTACTACGACTTCCGCGTAACCGACAACATCACCATCACACCCGCGGTGTTTTGGGTTGATGATGCCAGGGGTAGAGATCAAATCAAAGGAGCCAACAAATTCGGTGGTCTGGTCAAGACGACCTTCAAATTCTGA